The nucleotide window AAGTTCACAGAAATGTTGACAAAAGATTTTATGGAAGAGAAAAGAGATAAAGAACCAATCATATGATCGGTTGCTCCAGAATCAAGGATCCAAGATTGGGGTTGAACAATATTTGTATTGATATCGGAAAAATTGAAGAGGCAGTAATATAAATACCTGAGAATGAAGGAGGAGCAGATGAAGTAGATGGTGCAGATATTGTACCTACTTGATTCATAGAAGAAATGTTaggttgattttgaagaaatgtaAGGAGTTATTGACGTTGCTTTTGAGAAAATGGAGAACTTTGAGTTACAACTTAATCAGATATAGATTGGCTAGCAGTGGCCTAATTGACAATAGGGTTATGAGGCTTTGCTTTGTATCTAGGTGGATACCCATGAATCTTGTAACACTTATCAATGGTATGACCTGATAAGCCACAATGTGTACAATAAGGTCGATCTTTTCGAGTAACAAAAGTCTTGCCATTTCTTGGTCCAGTAGAACCACGATAAGAATCACGATTAGTAAACATAACAATAGATTCATTTGAAGGCAAAGACTCAGAAACTATTTCTCTATGTTTTCCTTCctgaagaatgaaagaaaaaaccttATTGATTGAGGGAAACGGGTCAAAAAGCAAGATCTGACTTCGTAAATGAGTGTATGTCTCATTGAGGCCCATCAAGAACTATAGAACATAATCTTCTACTTGAAAATCGACAATATTCTTGATAGCTCCACATGAACATGGAGGCATAGGAAGAAAATGAACCATCTCTTCCCAGTAACTTTTCAATCATGTAAAATAAGAACCTATAGATGAGTTCTTGAGTCAGAGAAGGAATAGCCTTCCGGATCTAGAAAATACAAGGTCATTTGCTTTGAGCAAATCTCTCCTTCAGATCATTCCACATCTCCTCAATAGAGTCAATGTAGATGACTAAAGCAGCGATTTCCTTCGACATAGCATTAAGCAACCATGACAGAACGACAATATTGCACTAGTCCCATGCATTGTACATTGAATCTGTGGTGGCAGGTGTTGGCAAAGCACCATCAACAAAACAAAGTTTGTTGTTGGCAATAAGTACCATAGACATGGATTGATTCCTTGAAAGGTATCTGCCTCCATTTAGTGGCTAGGAGACAATGATTGCTTCAGGGGGATCACCACTTTGAAGATAAAATGGATTAGAATAATCCTCAGAGGTATGTCGATGAACAACGGAAGGAGAAGACAAATCATTGGAGGCAATGACCATGAGAAATCATCacttagggttagggttttcacTTTACTTCTGCTACCATGATAAGAGGGAAAATGGAAATATTCgataatgttgagaaaattccAGAAACTTGTATTATTGCATCAGAATAGTAAaatacaagaatatatataatatagtaactAATGTACATCCTAACTACGGTGCATGTGATACAtgtgattaaaaataatctttatacaaTAGACTGGTAATACCGCTTGGATATTGGGTGGTCACCGGAGCCAAGCTTTGTGTAGAAGGTACTGGCCGAAACTCAATCAAAGTGAAATACTCATTGTTGACCAAAATGTAAGAACTTTGTACCTAATTGTTTTGTTGCAGTCATTTGGAAAAACTGGTTTTTCAAGGTAATTATTGATCTTTTAATTTCCACTCTTAAAAATATGTTCGAGGAAGGAAGGTCTTTGATTGATTGAATATTACTCCATGTAAATTGAGAGAGCAGTGTAGCATCCGTATGTAAAAGGAAAATGACTTTGCACTCCTTTACAGTGTAGTTGTAATCTACAGCGTCTAATAAACAACATTATCCATCCAATCCTTCTAAAGTATGACTTTCGAATGTGAATATCATTAGCTTTTAATAGGTTGAGAATTTAACGTTTCAAAAGTGGTAGTTTAGATATCAAATCGCAAAGAAGGATAATTCAGAAGTACTGGTTgtgtatttttccttttatttaaaagaaggCATAAACACTCTCCATTCAACCTCTTTAATGGGCTGTGGGGTTTCCCATTGTTAACATGGCTCTTGCAAATTCAGAGAACGTTCTGGTTGTAGGTGGTGACTATAGAATCTTTAGAGCCATTACTGTCATGACCCAGCCCTTAAGAGTTCcaactcaatatttaaaaaataaatcattccaGCCTAAAGCCCAATTCATGAAAGGCCCAAGCCCAGCCCGTTTGGAAGAGGAAACAAAAGATCAAAACCACAGGTTTTGACAAATGCCTTTAaaaccaatgttttaaatttcgttccAGTGATCATTTTGATTTAagtattgaaatgaaatatataggTACTAGCACGTTCCGATGTATCATTTCGGaattaactatattttatatatatatatatatatattagcatacataaactaataactaatagaataaatacatgtatatgtaagtgtgaatcatgtatatatgtgtgtatacatatatatggaagaattgaCGATTTATAAAATGACTATCCGTTGAAAACATTAAGAAAGTAGAGATATTAGaatcaaaagataatattacaaaatcacaaatttgAGTTGAGtcacaaaaaaacaaagaaaaaaagagagagagagagaataagggGACAtaattaaagttacaaaaaataaataaattatataagtaccttttatattttagaattaattaaatatcatctaaatttaaaatttacaaaaatggcATCTAAACTCAAGATCGAAATAGAAAATTTCGGCCGGAATGGAATGGAATTGaaaactaagtttaaaacccttttcttcttcatcaacCCCCAATCCCTCCCTCTGTTCTGCCCCCTCTATCCCACTTTGCTCTCCCTTACCAcacgcctctctctctctctttcccttctcTTTCCATTATTAGCCCCCCGACAAAGACCCATCGTCCCTCCTCTTCATTACTGTTGTTGTggtaccccatatgataaggataataataagtaatgtatgagatcccacattactttggaatgagaagttcttactctttataaggttccaatggaatttcaattgtatcattgactagtacTTTTGAAATATAGGTCATGTGATTTGGAATTAGGGCATTTCAAATGATAAAGGGGTAGTGTATGAGATATCACATTGCTTgtgaatgagaagttcttgctatttataaagttttaatggagctctaattgtatcattgacaagtacttttagagtataggccatgtggtttgggccttccattgaaATATTACAATTGTGAAAATAGAGACACTTGTGTATTAAACTCACTTtgtgtgggttttttttttaaatacaagaatttataaagaaaataaataaggatttaaattatattatataatattaatatttttacaaatgaatTTCAGAAGTAAATAGtaagtatgaaattttattttaacccTTTAAAAACTGAttaagtgtgttttttttttttaaatgaaattttgtctttttctttaatatatttttttataattatgttaagagaatCTTAAGTTGAAGAGGTATTTTACATGGACTTAGTTGTAATTGAGTACTTTAAGTGAATATCAAGGTATTTGAGAACTtatgatattttagagttttgataaattttaacttttaggAAAATAAGTTACTTAGTGTTTCAGGTTTAGGTATTGAAAAAGATGTTAATTTCggatatttatgtaaattacgtAGCAATCTTATAGATGGCGAGTAATTTTTGTTCAGCACTATTGTGAAGAACTTcagaaagttaagaagtccaagtcagcgggattcctatgctagattttgaacTCATAACTACTCCAATTGTCCTCCAATTGAAGAGGTCCTTAATATAACAGAAATTATGTAAGCATAGCAAGAAACATGATAACTATGAAATTAATTTGTTGACTAAAATGAGATTGAATGTAAAAGTTGAAACATACAGAACATCAATTAGAACGAAATAATCAGAAAGTCTAACCGTGCCAATATAAGTCACTTGAGTATAAGACCCATTAGGTAATTTCACATAAATGTTGTCAAAGattttatggaagaaaaaagagatagagaagtACCAATCATATGATCAGTTGCTCCAGAATCAAGGATCTAAGATTGGGGTTGAACGATATCTGAATTGATATTGGAAAAAATTGAAGAGGCAGTAATAGAAATACCTGAGAATGAAGGAGCAGATGAAGGAGACAGACTTTAAGAAACCATAGTGTTAAGAAACCATGACAGAACGACAATATTGCACCAGACCCACGCATTCTACATCGGATCTGAGGTGGCAGGTGGTGGCAGAGCACCTTCAACAAAACAGAGTTTGCTTTTTGACAATGAGTGCCATAACTGGGAAACTGGGAATCTGGTGCAATTGTAACAACATATATAGAATGCAttcatgcaatacatttgaGTTACATTACTTGGCTTCAGTTTTGCAAATTATAAGATTATGAAGCCATGCCGTACAGTACGTAGTACTATTACTGGGGTTACACTACTCGATCGGCTTCAGTTATGCGGTGCTTGCTTAAGAGAGCATACTGTTTGTATGAGAGTGAGCACCAGCAAAGTGACAGCAGCTACGGTAGAAAATGTTCTCCAAGGAGTGCTGAAATAATCTCGTTTAAAGGTAGCCTTCCAAGCATGCCAAGGCACCTTGTAGAATGCATTCAAGTTTTCAGCCAGGCGAGTATAACTTGTGTTCATGTTTGTCAGAAACAAATGCGGGCAGAGATTGTTGAAAAAGGCAGTCGCTGCATTGTTTTCGCCTACCCAATTAACCAAGATTCCCTGTTCGATGAGTAAATCCTCATCTTTGGTAGTCCTGAGAAGGAAACTCATTAGAACTATGTAATCACCAACATGTGCATTATCTGGATAGTGACACAACTCAAAGGCCGTGACATTCCATAGAGTGGGCTCCATGTTGGTATCTAATTCCAAATATGGAATTTCCAAGGCTCCGTTTTTGAATTGCAAGTCAACTAAGCTCTTGCTGTAGCTCACTTTAAACTCCACTCCGGCCTCATTCAGTTGGCTCGCACTATACAAATGCCCAACAATACCATCTTCATCTCTTACCAACTGGGCTTTAGATGAAGGTAAAAGAAGTGTTCTGACCAAATCAACAAAGTGCTTTATTTCCAAACCATCACGGGGAGTCGATCCTTGAATGTTGTATTTGCTAAAGAAATCAAACGAGAGCCTAGTGAAAGAACTAGGGACGTTAAGAAGACCTAATTCTGATGCATTAATGTTGAATAATTTATCCATAACAAAGAAAGGAAGTTGATTTTCGAGCAATCTCAAGTCCGCTTTTATAGTATCTGTCAGCCATGGCTTCATTAATACTGTGTCTTCAGGTGACCATAGCATGCCCGACTCGCTGATGAAAAATTCAATAACGAAGCACGCATCCAACAATATTAGTTTCACAAACTCGTCACTGCTAAGATGGATAGTTTCTGCATAACAACGACGAACGTTTCCTTCCAAACTCTTTATTGTGTCTACTAAATCCTCCACATTACAGTTAGAGTGTTGCAGGAATCTCTCCAAGCATCTCATTTTAAACTTCTCCATGATTTTCAATCTTTCTTTGCTATGGTGAAAAGGCCCTATTGATACAACCAGAGGAGTGAACGACTCTCCTTTCATTTTCCGAAAGTAATCTGGAACCCTGTAGATACAACAATCAGTTGATAAGGGTGGCTCCAAGTCTCCTAAATTTTCTTTGATGTTAATCACTAACTCTCTATGTCAATCTCCCTTTGTAATTGAATCGATTGCCTCCTCTTCATTTATCTCAATCCCTAAATAATCTGCCATCTATCAAGCAGCCTCAACCTTCCCACCACAAACAAATGGATCAGTCCCTGGGTAAACCTGCATGCATTGATACGCGGAATTAACTAGATTTATTAAATAACAAATACTccatgagtaatgctatactcTATACTATCATcctatttttatttcactttataAAATGTcgcacatttatcaccattaaataattttttccaatttgataacctatcctctactctccttTGTCTCTATGTCAATAATGAAAAACATCACAAACTTTGTTTAGTTAATTACGGGCAAACCAGAATTGTGCAACGGAcgcacatgaaaaaaattaattttttaataatagatcactTCACTCtattttaaaacgattacgttgtgtttacgcacttcacagttatatgtagaattattcatatttatataatgtgCCCAAGTAAAAAGGGCATGAAACACTAATgactttacataaaaattagtaacttaattaaatatatattattttatattcaataattatcgtttaattctcatttaaattaaaaagggATAGCTGATGATAGCCAGTTTCGTACGTAGGTGCAAAATTGAAAATACcatgttttgaaaattatagtACTAGCTACGCTCCCATGCGCGCGATGCACCGAGAAAAATTGTTAAGCTTTCGTTAACTCACTACAACAGAAAAGCCTTTTTGAGACGAAAAATTTCGACGAAAATGTTTTcgggataaaaaaaatagaaatctcAGTTTAAATTGAATCAATGATTATAGACATGCAAGTTTAAATTGGAAATCTCAgttcaaatagaaaaatataagaaaatatatataatatatttttcatttctgaaatcatatttaaattaatttaaaatataaattcattgactAACTCTAAATAAACTAATGATAAATACAAAATAGttttgataagaatatgattcaCATATTTGACCTCAAATatccttatttgttttttaatttcaaatatgcCTAGCTGTTCGATCGTAAAAATGATAAATCCTTAtgttttaactaattatatggTAAAGATAGTGGTAGTACTTTCTGCATAGTCTTTAGGGGTGTTACCagttcggttcggtccagttttgaatatattttagaacCAAACAGCTATACAACAATTTTGAGACTTGAAAAACCGATACCGCACCGATTACaccctaaaccggtacttccgattttaccgatttcgatatattattagtagattatatagttagtataactatactatagtgatatatagtggattatataatgatatagtattagtataactattaatactatagtgatttatatatagtggattactaatagtattagtattatatatatataatagtatcatattgtgatatagtatttgattatatatgttattgataatatgttagtaataatatgttagtgtctaacttattaatatatttgattatatatgttagagTTAATATGTTTGGTTACATATGTGTTAATGATAATATGATGGTTACATGCCCATTTTATATgagtgtatatgatcaaatgtataaaaatgtatttatcaaaaagaatatatattataatttatcaataggattttaaattttaatttatattaattagcaatttagcatataatataaaattattctatatataattatatattacatataaaaattatataaaaactattttatataatataaaaaattagaatatatatatgaattagtctggtgttagaaaaaggaaaactagAAACCAGACCGATTTCGaccagttttgaaaaaaatgaaactgcTACAGGACTGAATCCGTATGGTCCGGTTCaccaaatttttttcatccctagTAGTctcaaatttaatataaaatacttatttttcttcctaTTTTGCTGATCTTTAACTAAATGGAGTAAAACGTAAATagttcatattttaattttgagataTGTCAGTCTTACTAAACACGAgaatgaaatgaatttttttttagttttgtacGTAAGATTTttgtacatgaaaaataaaggcCGCCTttaaattacaatccaaaaaaaaaaaaaataaggattttgACTCGGGTAGAATTAGCCTAAATCTACTAATTAGACTACtgaattcaatttaattttttaccaATTGGTCCAattcaatttgaattttgaatcagtctaaattgaacaatttttttttttttaaaaaaaactacagGTGAGACAGTGCATGATCCTTCAACTTTCTCCACTACAaacttcaaataatttatttgaaaaggaGTACAGagtgaaaattaatatatatatatatatatatatatatatatatataatatatgtgtgtgtactGTGTTTAATTACTTTGATTGTCTAATTGCCATAGACCGATACATCAGCTTGGGATATTATAGCCTGTGTATTTCTTgtgtattttgaaaaagaaaaattttatatattcatcattctcatatcatatatatatcacatataattttttattttttatttttttcttttacaaaatgtgTGGTCATATATGGATAAtgagtaaaagaatttaattaatttaataagaataaaactaactttttttttataaaaaaaaat belongs to Juglans regia cultivar Chandler chromosome 8, Walnut 2.0, whole genome shotgun sequence and includes:
- the LOC108986099 gene encoding UPF0481 protein At3g47200-like, with amino-acid sequence MKGESFTPLVVSIGPFHHSKERLKIMEKFKMRCLERFLQHSNCNVEDLVDTIKSLEGNVRRCYAETIHLSSDEFVKLILLDACFVIEFFISESGMLWSPEDTVLMKPWLTDTIKADLRLLENQLPFFVMDKLFNINASELGLLNVPSSFTRLSFDFFSKYNIQGSTPRDGLEIKHFVDLVRTLLLPSSKAQLVRDEDGIVGHLYSASQLNEAGVEFKVSYSKSLVDLQFKNGALEIPYLELDTNMEPTLWNVTAFELCHYPDNAHVGDYIVLMSFLLRTTKDEDLLIEQGILVNWVGENNAATAFFNNLCPHLFLTNMNTSYTRLAENLNAFYKVPWHAWKATFKRDYFSTPWRTFSTVAAVTLLVLTLIQTVCSLKQAPHN